In a genomic window of Streptomyces sp. BHT-5-2:
- a CDS encoding RtcB family protein has protein sequence MDVAVTKECPFRFRIDRQGDMRVPGVVFASRELLPEATGDRALEQVVNVATLPGIVRASFAMPDVHWGYGFPIGGVAATEVDAAGVVSPGGVGFDISCGVRLLAAGIQRAELTPHLRSLMDVLGDTTPRGAGRGGLWKLSGRAQMEKLLTGGARYAVERGHGVPRDVARCEDCGALTGADPGQVGQRAVERGLQQVGSLGSGNHFLEVQAVDRVYDERTATAFGLREGQVCVMIHCGSRGLGHQVCTDHVRVMEHSLRAYGIVLPDRQLACAPVVSPPGRDYLGAMAAAANYGRANRQLLTEAARRAFATTAGVGVDLVYDVSHNMAKIETHEVDGVPRRLCVHRKGATRALPPGHPDLPADLAGAGQPVLVPGTMGTASYVMVGTPGNDAFLSACHGAGRVWSRHRALREVRGEQVRDALAACGIAVRPSSWRGLAEEAPAAYKDVDAVATATVGAGLARLVARLVPLGVVKG, from the coding sequence CCCGTTCCGGTTCCGCATCGACCGGCAGGGCGACATGCGTGTGCCGGGCGTCGTCTTCGCCAGCCGCGAGCTGCTGCCCGAGGCGACCGGTGACCGGGCCTTGGAGCAGGTGGTGAACGTGGCGACGCTGCCGGGCATCGTCCGTGCCTCCTTCGCCATGCCCGACGTGCACTGGGGGTACGGGTTTCCGATCGGCGGGGTCGCCGCCACGGAGGTCGACGCCGCCGGGGTCGTCTCGCCGGGCGGCGTCGGCTTCGACATCTCCTGCGGGGTCCGGCTACTGGCCGCCGGCATCCAGCGGGCCGAGCTGACCCCGCACCTGCGGAGCCTGATGGACGTCCTCGGGGACACCACCCCGCGCGGCGCGGGACGCGGCGGACTGTGGAAGCTGTCCGGGCGCGCCCAGATGGAGAAGCTGCTCACCGGCGGCGCCCGGTACGCGGTCGAACGGGGCCACGGCGTCCCGCGGGACGTGGCTCGCTGCGAGGACTGCGGAGCGCTGACGGGCGCCGACCCGGGGCAGGTCGGGCAACGTGCCGTGGAGCGTGGACTACAGCAGGTGGGCAGCCTCGGCTCGGGCAACCACTTCCTGGAGGTGCAGGCGGTGGACCGGGTGTACGACGAGCGGACGGCGACCGCGTTCGGCCTGCGGGAGGGGCAGGTCTGCGTGATGATCCACTGTGGCTCCCGCGGCCTCGGTCACCAGGTGTGCACCGACCATGTCCGGGTCATGGAGCACTCGCTGCGCGCCTACGGCATCGTTCTCCCGGACCGGCAGCTGGCCTGCGCGCCCGTCGTCTCCCCTCCCGGCCGCGACTACCTCGGGGCGATGGCCGCCGCGGCGAACTACGGCCGCGCCAACAGACAGCTGCTCACCGAGGCCGCCCGGCGTGCGTTCGCCACCACCGCCGGTGTGGGCGTGGACCTGGTGTACGACGTGTCCCACAACATGGCCAAGATCGAGACCCACGAGGTGGACGGTGTGCCGCGTCGGCTGTGCGTCCACCGCAAGGGCGCCACCCGCGCCCTGCCGCCCGGCCACCCCGATCTGCCGGCGGACCTCGCCGGGGCCGGTCAGCCCGTCCTCGTTCCCGGCACGATGGGAACCGCCTCGTACGTCATGGTCGGGACGCCCGGCAACGACGCGTTCCTGTCCGCGTGCCATGGGGCGGGACGGGTCTGGAGCCGCCATCGGGCCCTGCGCGAGGTCCGTGGCGAGCAGGTGCGGGACGCCCTCGCCGCCTGCGGCATCGCGGTCCGGCCCTCCTCCTGGCGCGGCCTCGCGGAGGAGGCGCCCGCCGCCTACAAGGACGTCGACGCGGTCGCCACCGCCACCGTGGGCGCCGGGCTGGCCCGGCTGGTCGCCCGGCTGGTCCCGCTGGGCGTCGTCAAGGGGTGA
- a CDS encoding CatB-related O-acetyltransferase — protein sequence MPEQPRVVLLKPLITSPLIEVGDFSYYDDPDDPTAFETRNVLYHYGPEKLAIGKFCALGEGVRFIMNGANHRMDGPSTFPFPIMGGAWSEHFDLITGLAGRGDTVVGHDVWFGYRSMVMPGVRIGHGAVIASGSVVVDDVPDYGIVGGNPARLIRRRHSDADINRLLNLAWWDWPLQHLTEHLRTIMSGSIDDLENAAPPLPEG from the coding sequence ATGCCCGAGCAGCCGCGGGTGGTGCTGCTCAAGCCGCTGATCACCTCGCCGCTGATCGAGGTCGGAGACTTCTCCTACTACGACGACCCGGACGATCCGACCGCCTTCGAAACCCGCAACGTGCTGTACCACTACGGGCCGGAAAAGCTGGCCATCGGGAAGTTCTGCGCGCTGGGCGAGGGCGTGCGGTTCATCATGAACGGCGCCAACCACCGTATGGACGGCCCCTCGACGTTCCCCTTCCCCATCATGGGCGGTGCCTGGTCCGAGCACTTCGACCTCATCACCGGCCTGGCCGGACGCGGTGACACCGTGGTGGGCCATGACGTCTGGTTCGGCTACCGGTCCATGGTGATGCCCGGCGTCCGCATCGGCCACGGAGCGGTCATCGCCTCCGGATCGGTCGTCGTCGACGACGTCCCGGACTACGGCATCGTCGGCGGCAACCCCGCCCGCCTCATCCGCCGCCGCCACAGCGACGCCGACATCAACCGCCTGCTCAACCTCGCCTGGTGGGACTGGCCACTCCAGCACCTCACCGAACACCTCCGCACGATCATGTCCGGCAGCATCGACGACCTGGAGAACGCCGCGCCCCCGCTCCCGGAGGGGTGA
- a CDS encoding TetR/AcrR family transcriptional regulator, with translation MDADAAPASAGTRPTPTRRRPGGRTARIRRQVLDAVLAELGDHGYDGLTTDGVAARAGVHRTTVYRRWGDVGGLLADVLDAASDDDWQPPDTGSLEGDLTALNQEIQEALTGQPPIVTALIAASFRSEKAAHAQRRLWEDRYARCEIVVDRAVRRGELPPHTAARPLLIAATAPMYHQLLLLGTPADPRLPGSAARTAALAATAGAFAEPA, from the coding sequence GTGGATGCGGATGCAGCCCCGGCATCAGCAGGCACCCGGCCGACCCCGACCCGACGCCGCCCAGGCGGCCGCACCGCGCGCATCCGCAGACAGGTACTCGATGCGGTCCTCGCGGAGCTCGGCGACCACGGTTATGACGGGCTCACCACGGACGGTGTCGCCGCCCGCGCCGGAGTACACCGCACCACGGTGTACCGACGTTGGGGGGATGTCGGCGGCCTGCTCGCCGACGTGCTCGACGCGGCGAGCGACGATGACTGGCAGCCACCGGACACCGGCTCACTGGAAGGCGATCTGACGGCGCTGAACCAGGAGATCCAGGAAGCCCTGACCGGACAGCCACCGATCGTGACGGCCCTGATCGCCGCCTCGTTCCGCTCCGAGAAGGCCGCGCACGCCCAACGCCGGCTCTGGGAGGACCGGTACGCCCGCTGCGAGATCGTCGTCGACCGGGCGGTCCGGCGCGGCGAACTCCCCCCGCACACCGCCGCCCGGCCACTGCTCATCGCCGCCACCGCGCCCATGTACCACCAACTGCTGCTCCTCGGCACGCCCGCCGACCCCCGGCTGCCGGGCAGCGCGGCCAGAACCGCGGCGCTGGCCGCAACGGCCGGCGCATTCGCCGAACCCGCCTGA
- a CDS encoding archease — protein MELPEDSPLLGGHRSVPHTADLRIEAWGPTRAACLAQAVRGMCGSFLDLAGAAGVRRREVVVRADTDEDLLVALLEEVVYWLDTHDEVPVEVRLTAVPGGLRALLCMADIGTLPVLGAAPKAVTLHGLTFAPGPGGWQCSFTLDV, from the coding sequence ATGGAGCTGCCCGAAGACTCCCCGCTGCTCGGCGGGCACCGCAGCGTTCCGCACACCGCGGACCTGCGGATCGAGGCGTGGGGTCCGACGCGTGCGGCGTGCCTGGCGCAGGCGGTGCGCGGGATGTGCGGATCCTTCCTGGACCTGGCCGGCGCGGCCGGCGTGCGTCGGCGGGAGGTCGTGGTGCGGGCGGACACGGACGAGGATCTGCTGGTGGCCTTGTTGGAAGAGGTCGTGTACTGGCTCGACACCCATGACGAGGTTCCGGTCGAGGTGCGGCTCACGGCCGTGCCTGGCGGGCTGCGGGCCCTGCTGTGCATGGCGGACATCGGGACGCTTCCGGTGCTGGGAGCCGCCCCGAAGGCGGTCACCTTGCACGGCCTGACGTTCGCTCCTGGGCCAGGCGGCTGGCAGTGCTCGTTCACGCTCGATGTGTGA
- the abc-f gene encoding ribosomal protection-like ABC-F family protein → MPTQITALAVSKSFNGRLVLDSVTCSLTAGERTGIIGENGSGKSTLLRLLAGRERPDQGEVVVQATGGVGYLAQDERLAPEATVQQIVDRALSDLRAVEQRMRCLEAAMADGDESVMAEYGELLTVFELRGGYDADARVERALHGLGLGLVARDRTVGSLSGGERVRLRLAAVLAAAPEVLLLDEPTNHLDDSAMRWLEEHLRSRRGTTVAVSHDRDFLDRVATTLLEVDADRRRVVRYGNGYTGYLAEKTAARQRWAQAHDQWQTDIDRLRETAATTARQVAPGRPMKDGNKMAYDRAGGRVQQSLASRVRNAEERLRRLLADPVPPPPEPLHFAPVLRARRLPDVVLDAADIVVRDRLDRTGLTVKAGERLLITGPNGAGKSTLLRVLAGDVAPDSGSVTRHGRIGYLPQEPQPGEPHETVLAAFARGRAGEAAGHTELLLSLGLFERDQLTTPVGRLSTGQLQRLALARLLSEPSDILLLDEPTNHLSPALVEELESALAGYDGTLVIVSHDRRLRRRWQGTRLNLQAAPTPATTSA, encoded by the coding sequence ATGCCCACACAGATCACTGCACTCGCCGTCAGCAAGTCCTTCAACGGCCGGCTCGTCCTTGACTCCGTGACCTGCTCGCTCACCGCGGGCGAACGGACCGGGATCATCGGTGAGAACGGCTCCGGCAAGTCCACCTTGCTGCGGCTGCTCGCCGGTCGTGAACGGCCCGATCAGGGCGAGGTCGTCGTCCAGGCCACCGGCGGCGTCGGCTATCTCGCCCAGGACGAGCGGTTGGCGCCGGAGGCGACGGTCCAGCAGATCGTCGACCGGGCTCTGAGCGACCTGCGCGCCGTCGAACAGCGCATGCGCTGCCTGGAGGCCGCGATGGCCGACGGCGACGAGTCCGTCATGGCCGAGTACGGCGAACTGCTGACGGTCTTCGAGCTGCGCGGCGGCTACGACGCCGACGCCCGTGTGGAACGCGCTCTGCACGGTCTCGGCCTGGGACTGGTGGCCCGGGACCGTACCGTGGGCAGCCTGTCCGGCGGCGAACGCGTCAGGCTGCGGCTGGCGGCCGTCCTGGCGGCCGCGCCGGAGGTGCTGCTGCTGGACGAGCCGACCAACCATCTCGACGACTCCGCGATGAGGTGGTTGGAGGAACACCTGCGGTCCCGTCGGGGCACCACGGTCGCGGTCTCCCACGACCGGGACTTCCTGGATCGGGTTGCCACCACCCTGCTGGAGGTGGACGCCGACCGGCGCCGCGTCGTCCGGTACGGCAACGGCTACACCGGCTACCTCGCCGAGAAGACCGCCGCCCGACAGCGCTGGGCCCAGGCACACGACCAGTGGCAGACCGACATCGACCGGCTCCGCGAGACCGCCGCAACCACCGCCCGCCAGGTGGCCCCCGGCCGTCCCATGAAGGACGGCAACAAGATGGCCTACGACCGGGCAGGCGGCCGGGTGCAGCAGTCACTGGCCAGCCGGGTGCGCAACGCCGAGGAGCGCCTGCGGCGACTCCTGGCCGACCCCGTTCCGCCGCCGCCGGAGCCGTTGCACTTCGCCCCCGTACTGCGGGCCCGCCGCTTGCCGGACGTCGTACTCGACGCCGCGGACATCGTCGTCCGGGACCGGCTCGACCGGACGGGCCTCACCGTCAAGGCGGGCGAGCGCCTGCTGATCACGGGGCCGAACGGAGCGGGCAAGAGCACCCTGCTCCGCGTTCTGGCCGGGGATGTCGCACCCGACAGCGGGAGCGTCACCCGTCACGGCAGGATCGGCTACCTCCCCCAGGAGCCGCAACCCGGGGAGCCGCACGAGACCGTGCTGGCCGCCTTCGCCCGGGGGCGGGCAGGGGAAGCCGCCGGCCACACCGAACTGCTGCTGTCCCTGGGCCTGTTCGAGCGCGACCAGCTGACGACGCCGGTCGGCCGGCTGTCCACGGGTCAGCTGCAGCGCCTGGCCCTGGCGCGGCTGCTCAGCGAGCCGTCGGACATCCTGTTGCTCGACGAACCGACCAACCATCTGTCACCCGCCCTCGTCGAGGAGTTGGAATCCGCTCTGGCCGGCTACGACGGCACCCTCGTCATCGTCAGCCACGATCGCCGGCTGCGACGGCGCTGGCAGGGCACCCGGCTGAACCTGCAGGCGGCCCCGACGCCCGCCACGACCAGCGCCTGA